CTTGCCTCTCTTGGCTTTTTATTCCTTCATTCGCCTTTTTATTTGTCGCCGGTGGACGCGAGCGCGTATTTGTCACAGTGGCGTCCGAATCGGAACGTGGCGTTTGCGGGGGTTTACTTGGTGTGTTTGTGAATGGCCGCGCACCTGCTCGCTAAGTGTTTGGCGACATCCTATTTGACATCGGCTGCGAATGGCTCCAAAAAGTCCAGCGGCAGGTAGGGCAGGTTCCATCTGGACTTTTGCCACCTAGTGGAAGCATGTCGATACTGCACTGATAGTGCCCGTCACTCTAGATTTCTCGCCACGCACTGATGCCATCGACGTGGATAGTTGTTAAATCTATTTGGCTAGCTCGCATGGAATGTTCCCGTTTCGCCGCCGGCCAGCCTTCTTTGCTTCCTTCGGCCGTGCGTCGCGGCCAATGAGTTGAGTGGTCACTTTGtacaaccttttttttgtttgtttttgggttCAGTCTGTTGAAGCGCCACAGGCCGAAGGATGGACAAGGAGACGGCGCCGTCCAGAGTCGCTCCGGGCTCCGGCCCGTCGGGAGTCGGCGCCTCCCCCCTGCCCCCGGCGCCTCCGCGACTCACGCCTCAGCCGGCGCTCTCGCCGGCTCCCCCGCCGACGCCCGTCACGGCCTCGCCGCCGCCCCCTCTGACCCCCGCGCCCAAGGCGGTGGCGTCCAGGACTTCGTCCGTTCCCGTCCCGGGAACACCCCCTAAGCTGAGTTCCCCGGCCCTTCACGCTTACGCCCGGCCCGTCCTGCCCGGCTCTCCCTCCTCCTCTTTGGCCACCGCCACGCTGACCAACGGGAGCGCGAGGAGCTTGCCCGTGCCCGGCTCCAACACCATCACGCCCTTCCACACGCCCGCTAGCCCACCCGGAAGACAGGTGAGCCGCCAAATGCCGCTAAAAAAGGAGTAAACGTGGTCCCTTTTCCCCCTCCGAATAAGGCTTCCTCCTTTTCCCCCGAGCAGGTGTCGCAACCCCAGCCGACCAATCGGAACCCTCAGAGTCAGAGCGCCTCCCAGCAGGCCTTGCTCCTGGGAAAAGTGCTCAAGGGGGCGGGCCAAGAGCAGGTGCTGCTCCGAGCTCAGATGGTAAACACACGCGGGCGTCCGTGGGGATGTCGGCGTCGCCACGGAGACGGCGCCGGTGGGACTTGGGGCTTCCGGCTccccccccctttccccccttcctcctctctctctctcttttctttctcgattcattttttggggcaggTGGAAGCACGCTGGCACTTTGTTGACACCGCTTTTGCGCTTGCAGCTGATTCTCACCTCTGCTATGCGGAGCGGCCCCGCCTCCTCCTGctctcccccctcccccctttcCGCCTCGGCTCAGGTGAGCCCCGCCCACTctctcgctcgcccgcccgccGTTTCTGGCCCGCAGACGCTCACGCGTGTTCTTTTTCCGCCCGTGGCAGAACGCGGCGCCAGCGGGCGGGGGCCCCCCCTCGCTGCGTCCGAAGCCCCCCGCCTCGGTCCCGCCCCAGCCGTGCCGCCCGCAGGCGGCGCTCTTCCCGCCGCTGCGACCCCGTCCCAGGGCCGAGATCCGCACGGCGCCGCTTCGCCACCTATCGGTGCCTCCCCCAAGTAAGTCCCGTTTGTATCTCATTTGACAAATTGACTAAGCGCTGGATACGGCGCTCTGTGCATTGACAGTACTGTAAATGTCCTCTTTGTTATTGAGCCAATGGTTGTCGTTGTTTTTGGCGACAGCGCTGTACTCGCCGGTGCGAGCGCTCCCCCTCCGACCCAAACTTCAGCCGGCGGCCCCGCGGGCGCCCCCGTGGGCGCCCGCCGTCCTCCGGCCCCCGGAGCCGTCGGCGTCGGCGCGGCCGAGGATCGTCGCGCCGGCCTCGAGCGTCCCGCCCCTCGGCGCGCGGGAAGCGCCTCCCCTCCTCCCCCCGGCTCCATCGGAAACCGGCGCCCGAAATGACGCCACGCGGGGAACTCTGCAGGCGGGCGCCGCCCTCCCGGAGCGGCGGCCCACGGACGCGGCGGAAGAAGGGCGGCGCGAGCCGCCGGACCGAGCGAGACACCCGGACGAGGTGACGTCCGGCGGCGGAGACGCAGAGGAGGTGGCGTCGGGCGCCGGAAGCGGGCCGGCGTGCCGTACGCTTTCCGGGGAGCCGCTCCCGGAAGCCCATCGAGCGCCGACCCCGGAGGTTTGCCGCGTGGTGCCGGAGGCTCCGGAACAAAAGACCATTCGGGAGGAAGAGGAGCCCCTTGGCCGCGACGTCCACGGCGTCCACGGCCCCGTGTCCGCGCTGTCCGACAACCACTCAGGTGGGTCCACCATTTTGTAGCGACAAAATCTCAAGTTTCAGTTCACCGGTGGAGTTGAGTAAGACCACTACTTTTCAGCCTCGTCCGGCCCGTCGTCTCCGCCCCCGTCCCCTTCCGCGGCCCTCAACCTCAGTCTACGGCGGGTATCCTCCGAGGACCAGGAGGGGCCGGCGGGCGGGTCTCGGGAGCCGCCGGCCTGGCCCCCTGGTGGCCGCGTCCTGACTCACCTGGTGGAAGGTTTCGTCATCCAGGAAGGACTGGCGCCCTTTCCCGTACGTAGGCGAACGCCACGGCCGACGCTAGATcggcgtccattttttttctttccgttTCAGGTCAACCGCTCGTCGCTGCTCTTGCCCCCCGAGGCGGCCGCGTCGCCGCCGCGAGTCAACGGGAGTCGCggcccggcgacggcgggcCCCGAACCTTCGGAACATTCCCCCCGCTCGCGGGACAGCGCCGAGGACCCCGGACGACGTGAGATCTCGAGGGCGCCGTCGGGTTCTTCTGGCGCGTGCGGGCGGACTTTGCACGTGGTCTGACTTTCAGGCGGCGCCCGGCGAGGGCGAGGCGTCCTGCGCTGCCAGTTCTGCGGCAAGAGGGGCCACGCCCACAATTTCATGCGCTCCAAACGCTTCTGCTCCACCTCCTGCGCTCGCGGGTGAGAGACGCCTCTCCCGTCGGGACCCGGGGCGGGGCTTGACGGCGTGCGCTCGCCGCCGCCAGGTTCAACGTCCGCCTCACCAAGCGCCTGCGAGCGCTGAGCGCCGGGCGCGGGGACGAGACGGCGCCCGTCCTCCGCCGGGCGCGACCCGTGCCCGGGAAGCCGCTCCTGCTCCGACTGGTAAGCGGTCGGCGGGGACCGAAGACGGTGGCgtgggattgtttttttttttgcagccgaGCCAAGCACGCCACTTTGTCGTTTGCCCGCTCAGCCCCGAGACCTCTGGAGCGCCGGACGTCGAGAGAAGCGGCAAAAGGCGGCGCCGCCGGGGGACGGGAACGGTGAGGAGGACCAAGCtgtggaggagatggaggaccGAGCGGCGGTCACGGAGAGCCCGCCGTCCGCCGGCGCCGTGGAGACGGACCCCTCGCAGTGGAGCGTGGAGCAAGTGACGGCGTTCGTCCGGCAGCTGCCAGGCAGGCGTCTTTCCTCCTCGCCGAGTGAATGGCGAAACCAAACGGCGACCGACCGCCTCCTTTTGTCCCCCAGGCTGCGGCGAGGTGTCGTCGGCGTTCCGCCTCCAGGAGATTGACGGGCAGGCCTTGCTGCTGCTGACCGAGGAGCACCTGATGAGCGGCATGAACCTCAAACTGGGCCCCGCCCTCAAGATCTGCGCGCACATCAACGCGCTCAAGCACCCCTAGCTCGCGCCATCAGGAATTTCCATCTGTTCCATtgaaggttttttctttttatcccgTAGCTCACGTAACCACTGCGTTTGCGTccgtgtatatacgtatatagagagagagagagattcgccaaaaacaaatccaaatcCTATTTGGTCAACTTTGTACGTGATTGATTGCAAATGTGACGTTTTCTATtcccgccccccaaaaaaaggctCACCGTGCAGGAAATCCTGCTCGGAAATATTTAATAAAGCGACCGATCTTACCCGGCGCCGTCTTGTCtattccccaaaaaaaacacaaccttTTAAAAGGATCTTTTATTTTGCTTGGCAAGGACAAGGACGGGCACTCGTCCCGTCTGGCAAAATGAGGTTCTCGCTCGTGGTTGGGCTCCGAGAGACGCGAGTGCGCGTCCAATTCGGGCGCCACGGCAGCGGGGAGCCGGCCTGGATCAAAGCGGGAGCGGGCGAGGCCGCTTCGCCGTCCGAGGGGCGACAGATCAGAAGCCAGGGCGGGTCTACGAGCGGACGCTAATCGTGAACGTCGGCTTGCAAGGGAGGGTcggcgtcctcctcctcctcttcgtcgtcgtcatcttcctcctcctcctcggccgCCGCATAACTTTTCTTTCCCCGCCGCTGCACGTGGTCCTCGTTTCTCTTCTCCAAGGCCACGATCTGCAAATCCAGGCGCCAAGATTTGAACACCGGCTCGTCCACGGCCGTTCCGTTTTAAATTACCTGGGCGAAAAACTCGGCCTCGTCCTCGTCCCCCACGGGAAGGTCCAATCCCGTCACGGCGTTGAAAAGCTCAAAGGCGCCCGGCGCCTCGCTCACGCCTCGTTTCTGGAAGAactacgacgacgacgacaacaaAAAGAGCGCTGAGCCGCCGGGTTCTCCGAGACCAGGGCGCCGACGCGCGCTTGCGTTACCGTGGAGACGTTCCGGCAGTCGCGGAAGAGGAACTCCAGGCCGTGGGGGTGAGTGGGCTCCACCGACTGGCTCACGTCGATCAACCACACCTGAAGAGAGAAGATGAGCCaaagggggcggggcggggccccGAGCCCAACCTGGCTTACCTTTTGCCGGTGCCACAGCATGTTGTACTCGCTCAGGTCGGCGTGGACCAGATGGCACTCGCCAAACAGCGTCTTCATCAACTGCGCAAAAGCCAGAAAGTGAGCGAGCCAGCCAGCGCCGCGTCGACGCGCCACGTCATCACGTACGTGCAGAACCTGCCGGAAGGCGTCCCGGCTCTCCTCGTCGCTCAGGACGGCGTCTTTCAGTTTGGGGGCGGGGACGTGATCCCGTCCGATGAAAGACATGACCAGGATGTGCTTCCTCAGCAGAAGGACGTCGGGACACGGAAGACCCGCCTTCTTCATCCTAAACATTTTGGGGCCCAATTGTCGGAGATGGTCGGGGCTTCCCATTTTGTGGCGGCCACCGCGACGGCGCCCACCTGGCCAGGTTGTGCATCTCCTTCTCGGCCCACAAGCGGATGATCTTGCGCGGGTTGAGTTTGGTGAAGCGGTCCACGAAGCGGTAGTCGTCTTTGATGTAGCGGTCTCGGTTCTTGAACTCATTCAGGGTGGTCTTGAACACTTTCAGGACCACCTCGTCCGGGAGCGCCTTCTCGTCCAGGCTGCAGAGCGCCGAGCGGGTGGGCGGGCGTTTCGTCATTTCGGCGAGCCACTCACCTTCCTCCGTTGGCGTGGAAGACCACCGACTCTTTGCCGGTGCTGACGCAGCCGTTGATGCTCTCCAGCACGCCGGCGTTGACCATCTTGTACATGAGCAGACGCGTGCGGGGGTCCACCGCTTGCTCCTGGCGGGGCAGTCGGGTGAGCGCCATTTCACGCCGGCCGACGACGGCGAGGGACTCACGGCGGTGGAGTGCTCCTTCTTCTCGTGCAGCCGGGCGCTTCGCCGCTGCTCGCTGGCGCAGTGCCGCTTGAGCGAGTTGAAGACCGGATTGGACAGCTTGAGGTCCATCCCCAGCCCGTCGCCCACATGCACCTCGGGAGCGAACTGAAAGCGGGCGTCGCCGCTAAGGAGGCGCCCGGGAAAAAGACGGAGGCGGCGGCCGACGAGGGAGGGCTCACGTTTTCCATGCGCGCCGTGTTCTTCCGGCCGCACGTCTCCGGGTCGTGTTTGGTGGTGATGTTTTTGCCTTTCCCGGCGAAACCTCGCCTGGGCGTCGTCTGGGGCTTGGCTGGCGCCGCAAAACACGTTAGGGCAGgggggtcagactcgggttggttcgcgggccgctttaacgtcaacttgatttcacgtgggccggaccattttagatagaatattgagattttttttaaataaatggattaaaacccctgaatattccgttttttatagatcttaaacaatgtttaatttaccttttttaaatattttacaggATTTAAAgaactttagcttttttaaatatatttttagattttacaaaatgatttttgaactaaaaactgaaaaaaattgattaaaaaatgacaatgattgatttaaaagggggaacatcaggaaattgaatacacatttatactcttcattttaatttgatcctaaaacagaaagtcggcggtcatgattgactttcccgggccacaaaaaatgatgcggcgggccagatttggcccccaggccgccactttgttaGGGCATGGACAGACGGACGAACGGGAAAAGCCTTACCGGCCCTGTAGGGGTCACGCGGCGTGTCCTGCCAGTCCACTTCGTCCTCCGAGCTGTCACTGTCCTCGTAAGGGTGAACCGTGCGGTAGTTCTCAAACGAGATGGACACTACACGAGGGAGggaaactttgttttttttttaggggggggttAAACACGCACACAGACCTTTGCTATCTCCATTGAACTTCCTCTCTTCTCGTCGCAGCTGATGGTCGAACTCTCGGTCGTACTGCATCTGGAGCACCTCGGCCAGCATCAGGTCGCTGGCCGTGTCGCcggccctgaaaaaaaaaacacgtcggCGGTTAACTGGTGTCCGAGCACGGGCGAGCGTGCGTACGTACATCCGAGCCACCGACTCGTCACCAAAGTCGTCGTGGTCTTCTTCCAGCAGCTGCCTGGCCAGCTGCTCGCTCATCACGTCCGCCAACGAGCACGTCGACGCGGCCGGCGCCGTCACGCCCCACGGGCTCTGAAGGGATGGAACATGGAATggaattcacaaaaaaaaccatttctAGGATTAAATATAGCTAATTAGGAGGGAAGAATATGttctcattttaaaattattattaatattgccAACTATAATCttttaaaatcatgttttgggaatggtGATAGAAACAGGCCCTAACTGTTGGCTGAAGCAAACCTATAAATGACTTCTACGTCACAGGCCGGGTGCCATATTGGCTCCAGTTTGTTCAAGTCTAAATCAAGTTTTTCAGGCGATCAGACGAACGGATCTCTTTGACCTTAAGCAAAAACAAGAAAGTAGACATAGAAAGCCTCACCTTGGGCGTTTCGGCAGTCACTCCACTTTGATTCATGATTCAATGTGCGATTCGACTGCGAGCAAGGTGGCTAGCTTAGATGCGACGGGGCTAAGTGTGTGGCTAGCTCAGATGCTAAGCGGCTAAAGGGTGAAGCTAAAGTgggccggcgaccaaaagagcaaGTCGGGAGACGGAGAAACGATCTTAGCGGAGCGTGACAAGCTAACCTAAGTTTAAAGGACGATTATTACGAGGTTACGAAGGCTAAAAGTGTCGTAAAGGAACGAGTAAAGTGTACTGGAGCCGTCCTTATGGAATCCGAATGGAATGAGGGCGAATGGAGCACAGAGGCGTGTCTAAACTGCGTCACAGACTTGTCGGCGAATCACCATTTCACCAGACCACAACAACACCGGCTCACTCGGTGGGAACGCAATCCAAAGTGGCACAgtacttaattaaaaaatatagcaCATTATTCTACCTCATCTGGTAAGAGCCACTTACGAGATGGTGTGGCATTGTCGTGTTACAAAAATGGGTTG
This Stigmatopora argus isolate UIUO_Sarg chromosome 17, RoL_Sarg_1.0, whole genome shotgun sequence DNA region includes the following protein-coding sequences:
- the riok3 gene encoding serine/threonine-protein kinase RIO3, which gives rise to MNQSGVTAETPKSPWGVTAPAASTCSLADVMSEQLARQLLEEDHDDFGDESVARMAGDTASDLMLAEVLQMQYDREFDHQLRREERKFNGDSKVSISFENYRTVHPYEDSDSSEDEVDWQDTPRDPYRAAKPQTTPRRGFAGKGKNITTKHDPETCGRKNTARMENFAPEVHVGDGLGMDLKLSNPVFNSLKRHCASEQRRSARLHEKKEHSTAEQAVDPRTRLLMYKMVNAGVLESINGCVSTGKESVVFHANGGSLDEKALPDEVVLKVFKTTLNEFKNRDRYIKDDYRFVDRFTKLNPRKIIRLWAEKEMHNLARMKKAGLPCPDVLLLRKHILVMSFIGRDHVPAPKLKDAVLSDEESRDAFRQVLHLMKTLFGECHLVHADLSEYNMLWHRQKVWLIDVSQSVEPTHPHGLEFLFRDCRNVSTFFQKRGVSEAPGAFELFNAVTGLDLPVGDEDEAEFFAQIVALEKRNEDHVQRRGKKSYAAAEEEEEDDDDEEEEEDADPPLQADVHD
- the LOC144091999 gene encoding uncharacterized protein LOC144091999 isoform X1, which encodes MDKETAPSRVAPGSGPSGVGASPLPPAPPRLTPQPALSPAPPPTPVTASPPPPLTPAPKAVASRTSSVPVPGTPPKLSSPALHAYARPVLPGSPSSSLATATLTNGSARSLPVPGSNTITPFHTPASPPGRQVSQPQPTNRNPQSQSASQQALLLGKVLKGAGQEQVLLRAQMLILTSAMRSGPASSCSPPSPLSASAQNAAPAGGGPPSLRPKPPASVPPQPCRPQAALFPPLRPRPRAEIRTAPLRHLSVPPPTLYSPVRALPLRPKLQPAAPRAPPWAPAVLRPPEPSASARPRIVAPASSVPPLGAREAPPLLPPAPSETGARNDATRGTLQAGAALPERRPTDAAEEGRREPPDRARHPDEVTSGGGDAEEVASGAGSGPACRTLSGEPLPEAHRAPTPEVCRVVPEAPEQKTIREEEEPLGRDVHGVHGPVSALSDNHSASSGPSSPPPSPSAALNLSLRRVSSEDQEGPAGGSREPPAWPPGGRVLTHLVEGFVIQEGLAPFPVNRSSLLLPPEAAASPPRVNGSRGPATAGPEPSEHSPRSRDSAEDPGRRGARRGRGVLRCQFCGKRGHAHNFMRSKRFCSTSCARGFNVRLTKRLRALSAGRGDETAPVLRRARPVPGKPLLLRLPRDLWSAGRREKRQKAAPPGDGNGEEDQAVEEMEDRAAVTESPPSAGAVETDPSQWSVEQVTAFVRQLPGCGEVSSAFRLQEIDGQALLLLTEEHLMSGMNLKLGPALKICAHINALKHP
- the LOC144091999 gene encoding uncharacterized protein LOC144091999 isoform X2 gives rise to the protein MDKETAPSRVAPGSGPSGVGASPLPPAPPRLTPQPALSPAPPPTPVTASPPPPLTPAPKAVASRTSSVPVPGTPPKLSSPALHAYARPVLPGSPSSSLATATLTNGSARSLPVPGSNTITPFHTPASPPGRQVSQPQPTNRNPQSQSASQQALLLGKVLKGAGQEQVLLRAQMNAAPAGGGPPSLRPKPPASVPPQPCRPQAALFPPLRPRPRAEIRTAPLRHLSVPPPTLYSPVRALPLRPKLQPAAPRAPPWAPAVLRPPEPSASARPRIVAPASSVPPLGAREAPPLLPPAPSETGARNDATRGTLQAGAALPERRPTDAAEEGRREPPDRARHPDEVTSGGGDAEEVASGAGSGPACRTLSGEPLPEAHRAPTPEVCRVVPEAPEQKTIREEEEPLGRDVHGVHGPVSALSDNHSASSGPSSPPPSPSAALNLSLRRVSSEDQEGPAGGSREPPAWPPGGRVLTHLVEGFVIQEGLAPFPVNRSSLLLPPEAAASPPRVNGSRGPATAGPEPSEHSPRSRDSAEDPGRRGARRGRGVLRCQFCGKRGHAHNFMRSKRFCSTSCARGFNVRLTKRLRALSAGRGDETAPVLRRARPVPGKPLLLRLPRDLWSAGRREKRQKAAPPGDGNGEEDQAVEEMEDRAAVTESPPSAGAVETDPSQWSVEQVTAFVRQLPGCGEVSSAFRLQEIDGQALLLLTEEHLMSGMNLKLGPALKICAHINALKHP